The Inquilinus sp. Marseille-Q2685 genome has a segment encoding these proteins:
- a CDS encoding carbohydrate ABC transporter permease, which produces MTVAAAPDTALARAAARYRRRRVLKTAGLGVAVVLVLVYTLFPYYWAIVSSLKTGASLFEATLLPAFELVYYKALLQDPVFLGSIVNSLIVAGSATGISLLLAIGAAYALGRLDFPLRRTVLLVILMISIFPQIVVLSGMFELVRWFGLYNRVGSLTFAYLIFTLPFTVWVLTGFIQDIPRELEEAALMDGASRGRVLASVLLPLMGPALASTGLLAFIQAWNEFLFALTFILSDENRTVPVAIATISGGSRYEYPFGPIMAASVVVTLPLIALVLIFQRKIVAGLTAGAIKG; this is translated from the coding sequence ATGACCGTCGCCGCCGCGCCCGATACCGCCCTGGCCCGGGCCGCCGCCCGGTACCGCCGGCGCCGGGTGCTGAAGACCGCCGGGTTGGGCGTCGCCGTCGTCCTGGTGCTGGTCTACACCCTGTTCCCCTACTACTGGGCGATCGTGTCCTCTCTGAAGACCGGGGCCTCGCTGTTCGAGGCGACGCTGCTGCCGGCCTTCGAGCTGGTCTACTACAAGGCGCTGCTGCAGGACCCGGTGTTCCTCGGCTCGATCGTCAACTCGCTGATCGTCGCCGGATCGGCCACCGGGATCTCGCTGCTGCTGGCCATCGGCGCCGCCTACGCGCTCGGCCGGCTGGACTTCCCGCTGCGGCGGACGGTGCTGCTGGTGATCCTGATGATCTCGATCTTCCCGCAGATCGTGGTGCTGTCCGGGATGTTCGAGCTGGTGCGCTGGTTCGGCCTGTACAACCGAGTCGGGTCGCTGACCTTCGCCTATCTGATCTTCACCCTGCCCTTCACCGTCTGGGTGCTGACCGGGTTCATCCAGGACATCCCGCGCGAGCTGGAGGAGGCGGCGCTGATGGACGGCGCCAGCCGCGGCCGGGTGCTGGCCAGCGTGCTGCTGCCGCTGATGGGCCCGGCCCTGGCCTCGACCGGCCTCTTGGCCTTCATCCAGGCCTGGAACGAATTCCTGTTCGCCCTGACCTTCATCCTGTCGGACGAGAACCGCACCGTGCCGGTGGCGATCGCCACCATCTCCGGCGGCAGCCGCTACGAATACCCGTTCGGCCCGATCATGGCGGCGTCGGTGGTGGTGACCCTGCCCCTGATCGCCCTGGTGCTGATCTTCCAGCGCAAGATCGTCGCCGGGCTGACCGCGGGCGCGATCAAGGGATAG
- a CDS encoding carbohydrate ABC transporter permease: MTGRVARSHRRAGWLFLAPTLAALVLVALWPLLRTLFFSTTDAFLDDPANYGFVWLDNFIDVARDPQWWRAVENTLVFTIVSVALETLLGLAIALLLNEAIPGRGVLRAAILVPWSIPVVVSAKIWEWLLHDQFGIINRLLIDLHLIDKGVAWTADPSLALGVVIFVDVWITTPFMVLLILAGLQLIPAEIHEAARVDGISWWKRLTSITLPMLRVPIGVAVLFRTLDALRMFDLSYVLGGNGDPTMTMTIYARNHLVSFQELGYGSAASTWVFLLIALIAIVIIGAIRLDRTSIR; the protein is encoded by the coding sequence ATGACCGGCCGCGTCGCGCGGTCCCACCGCCGGGCCGGATGGCTGTTCCTGGCACCGACCCTGGCGGCGCTGGTGCTGGTGGCGCTGTGGCCGCTGCTGCGGACGCTGTTCTTCTCCACCACCGACGCCTTCCTAGACGACCCGGCCAATTACGGCTTCGTCTGGCTCGACAACTTCATCGACGTCGCGCGGGACCCGCAATGGTGGCGGGCGGTCGAGAACACGCTGGTCTTCACCATCGTCTCGGTGGCACTGGAGACGCTGCTGGGCCTCGCCATCGCGCTGCTGCTGAACGAGGCGATCCCCGGCCGCGGCGTGCTGCGCGCCGCCATCCTGGTGCCCTGGTCGATCCCGGTCGTGGTCTCGGCCAAGATCTGGGAATGGCTGCTGCACGACCAGTTCGGCATCATCAACCGCCTGCTGATCGACCTGCACCTGATCGACAAGGGCGTGGCCTGGACCGCCGACCCGTCGCTGGCGCTGGGTGTCGTCATCTTCGTCGATGTCTGGATCACCACGCCCTTCATGGTGCTGCTGATCCTGGCCGGGCTGCAGCTGATCCCGGCCGAGATCCACGAGGCGGCACGGGTCGACGGCATCTCCTGGTGGAAGCGGCTGACCTCGATCACCCTGCCGATGCTGCGGGTGCCGATCGGCGTCGCCGTGCTGTTCCGCACCCTGGACGCGCTGCGCATGTTCGACCTGAGCTACGTGCTCGGCGGCAATGGCGACCCGACCATGACCATGACGATCTACGCCCGCAACCACCTGGTCAGCTTCCAGGAGCTGGGCTACGGCTCCGCCGCCTCGACCTGGGTGTTCCTGCTGATCGCGCTGATCGCCATCGTCATCATCGGCGCGATCCGCCTGGACCGGACCAGCATCCGATGA
- a CDS encoding ABC transporter substrate-binding protein, translating to MKIATLSLTAALAAFAAGGAAGGAEAATVKLFCGATDYDLCSSAAEAWAKQSGNSVSINKMPAVWDDAVPLYQQMLAAKSTDVDVLVIDVIWMGMLKNHLLDLGAMVPKEEVAAHFPTTIDAATIDGQLLALPWYMDTGLIFYRKDLLEKYGKPVPKTWSELTETAKAVQDGERKAGNADMWGFVWQGKSYEGLTCDAIEWVASTGGGTIIDAKGDITIDNPKAAQALALAHSWIDTISPQGVLNYDEESSRAVFESGKAVFLRNWPYVWGTSQAAGGALVGKVGVAALPVGAAGEKSSGCLGPAYLGVSKYSENKEAAVSLILYMTGAADQKRRAIQGAYNPTVSALYEDPEVLAKLPFLKDTQAAFADSIARPSAVTGASYNRVSQAFSKSVHAVLTGDEKPDAAVAALAKELERLRQRAKW from the coding sequence GTGAAGATTGCCACCCTATCCCTGACCGCCGCGCTGGCCGCTTTCGCCGCTGGTGGCGCCGCCGGCGGGGCCGAGGCCGCGACGGTGAAGCTGTTCTGCGGCGCCACCGACTACGACCTGTGCAGCAGCGCCGCCGAGGCCTGGGCCAAGCAGAGCGGCAACAGCGTCTCGATCAACAAGATGCCGGCGGTCTGGGACGACGCCGTGCCCCTCTACCAGCAGATGCTGGCGGCGAAGTCGACCGATGTCGACGTGCTGGTGATCGACGTGATCTGGATGGGCATGCTGAAGAACCACCTGCTCGACCTCGGCGCCATGGTGCCGAAGGAGGAGGTGGCGGCGCATTTCCCGACCACGATCGATGCCGCGACCATCGATGGCCAGCTGCTGGCCCTGCCCTGGTACATGGACACCGGCCTGATCTTCTACCGCAAGGACCTGCTGGAGAAATACGGCAAGCCGGTGCCGAAGACCTGGTCCGAGCTGACGGAGACCGCCAAGGCGGTGCAGGACGGCGAGCGCAAGGCCGGCAATGCCGACATGTGGGGCTTCGTCTGGCAGGGCAAGTCCTATGAGGGGCTGACCTGCGACGCCATCGAATGGGTCGCCAGCACCGGCGGCGGCACCATCATCGACGCCAAGGGCGACATCACCATCGACAATCCGAAGGCGGCCCAGGCGCTGGCCCTGGCGCACAGCTGGATCGACACGATCAGCCCGCAGGGCGTGCTGAACTACGACGAGGAGAGCTCCCGCGCCGTGTTCGAGAGCGGCAAGGCCGTGTTCCTGCGCAACTGGCCCTATGTCTGGGGCACCTCGCAGGCCGCGGGCGGCGCGCTGGTCGGCAAGGTCGGGGTGGCGGCGCTGCCGGTCGGCGCCGCGGGCGAGAAGTCGAGCGGCTGCCTGGGCCCCGCCTATCTCGGCGTATCGAAATACTCCGAGAACAAGGAGGCGGCGGTCAGCCTGATCCTCTACATGACGGGCGCCGCCGACCAGAAGCGCCGGGCCATCCAGGGCGCCTACAACCCGACTGTCTCGGCGCTGTACGAGGACCCGGAGGTGCTGGCCAAGCTGCCCTTCCTGAAGGACACGCAGGCCGCCTTCGCCGACAGCATCGCCCGCCCCTCGGCGGTCACCGGCGCCAGCTACAACCGGGTGTCGCAGGCCTTCTCCAAGTCCGTGCATGCGGTGCTGACCGGCGACGAGAAGCCAGACGCCGCCGTCGCCGCCCTGGCCAAGGAGCTGGAGCGCCTGCGCCAGCGGGCGAAGTGGTGA
- a CDS encoding carbohydrate kinase family protein: MTGPGPGLDPSGCDVVVVGEYYWDLIFTGLPEVPRLGADLFARGFATLPGASFTTAAAAHRLGLRTAWAADFGTDLFSRLALEAARTEGLDDRLFRRLDQPLERVSAAFSFAHDRGFVSYAVRDDLPPTPEALADVAPKALLLQSFRLQPELLALARAAKRQGVLVYLDCQHVPHRIDSPGVAELFREIDVFAPNESEALAFTGAPDVSAALERLSAMVPTVLVKRGAAGAIGVSRGERCAVPAPAVTVVDTTGAGDSFNAGFLYGRLRGFDFRDSLALAASCGALATTDYGGRALPREAELLAMIRQEAPAST; this comes from the coding sequence ATGACCGGGCCCGGCCCCGGACTCGACCCCAGCGGCTGCGACGTCGTCGTGGTCGGCGAATACTACTGGGACCTGATCTTCACCGGCTTGCCGGAGGTGCCGCGGCTGGGCGCCGACCTGTTCGCCCGCGGCTTCGCCACCCTGCCCGGCGCCAGCTTCACCACCGCCGCGGCGGCGCACCGGCTGGGGCTGCGCACCGCCTGGGCGGCCGATTTCGGCACCGACCTGTTCAGCCGGCTGGCGCTGGAGGCGGCGCGGACGGAGGGGCTGGACGACCGTCTGTTCCGCCGGTTGGACCAGCCGCTGGAGCGGGTCAGCGCCGCCTTCTCCTTCGCCCATGACCGCGGCTTCGTCAGCTATGCCGTGCGGGACGACCTGCCGCCGACGCCGGAGGCTCTGGCCGACGTCGCGCCGAAGGCCCTGCTGCTGCAGAGCTTCCGGCTGCAGCCGGAGCTGCTGGCCCTGGCCCGGGCGGCGAAGCGGCAGGGGGTGCTGGTCTATCTCGACTGCCAACATGTGCCGCACCGGATCGATTCGCCCGGCGTGGCCGAGCTGTTCCGCGAGATCGACGTCTTCGCCCCGAACGAATCCGAGGCCCTGGCCTTCACCGGCGCGCCGGATGTCAGCGCGGCGCTGGAGCGGCTGTCCGCGATGGTGCCGACCGTGCTGGTCAAGCGAGGGGCCGCCGGCGCCATCGGCGTCAGCCGGGGCGAGCGCTGCGCCGTGCCGGCCCCGGCGGTGACCGTGGTCGACACCACCGGCGCCGGCGACAGCTTCAACGCCGGCTTCCTCTATGGCCGGCTGCGCGGCTTCGACTTCCGCGACAGCCTGGCCCTGGCCGCAAGCTGCGGCGCGCTCGCCACCACCGATTACGGCGGGCGGGCGCTGCCGCGCGAGGCCGAGCTGCTGGCGATGATCCGGCAAGAGGCCCCGGCCTCCACCTGA
- a CDS encoding 6-phospho-beta-glucosidase — translation MKLTLVGGGGVRAPLFIESALRRAEWSNLTELCLLDIDGPRLELFGGLGAEIARRTNSPVKITTSLDPERALDGAAYVVTTVRPGLEEGRIKDERIALAHGVLGQETTGPGGFAMALRSIPTILGYADLLKRVSPDAWLFNFTNPAGLVTQALRDAGHDRTIGICDGANAAQSAVARWFDVPEKAVRTEVFGLNHLSFTRRAEIGGEDVLPRLLADDAFLAASAQKVFSPRVVRRHGMWINEYLYYFYYAEKAVEAIRSDARTRGEEVRDLNHGLIEQLTALDWRRNPDKALEAYYAYAHRRNATYMHYAQEGAPSMEEADRALAAGAHAPPGDEGEGYAGVALDLVDALETGKPLYSGLNVPNRGAIEGLRDEDVVEVSCVVDRDGVRPLPIGPMPEAQAQLVHSIKRYERLAVQAIRERDRDLAVEALVAHPLVLSYSRAEALVDEYLAAHAPYVGNWQ, via the coding sequence ATGAAACTGACCCTGGTCGGCGGCGGCGGCGTCCGCGCCCCTCTGTTCATCGAATCGGCGCTGCGCCGGGCGGAGTGGAGCAACCTGACCGAGCTGTGCCTGCTCGACATCGACGGGCCTCGGCTGGAGCTGTTCGGCGGCCTCGGGGCCGAGATCGCCCGGCGCACCAACTCCCCGGTCAAGATCACCACCAGCCTGGATCCGGAGCGCGCCCTGGACGGCGCCGCCTATGTCGTGACCACGGTCCGGCCGGGGCTGGAGGAAGGCCGGATCAAGGATGAGCGGATCGCCCTGGCGCATGGCGTGCTGGGGCAGGAGACGACCGGGCCGGGCGGCTTCGCCATGGCGCTGCGCAGCATCCCGACCATCCTGGGCTATGCCGACCTCCTGAAGCGGGTCAGCCCGGACGCCTGGCTGTTCAACTTCACCAACCCGGCCGGCCTGGTCACCCAGGCGCTGCGCGACGCCGGCCACGACCGGACCATCGGCATCTGCGACGGCGCCAACGCCGCCCAGTCGGCCGTGGCGCGCTGGTTCGACGTGCCGGAGAAGGCGGTGCGCACCGAGGTGTTCGGCCTGAACCACCTGTCCTTCACCCGCCGCGCCGAGATCGGCGGCGAGGACGTGCTGCCGCGCCTGCTGGCCGACGACGCCTTCCTGGCCGCCTCGGCCCAGAAGGTGTTCAGCCCGCGGGTGGTGCGCCGCCACGGGATGTGGATCAACGAGTACCTCTATTACTTCTACTATGCGGAGAAGGCGGTGGAGGCGATCCGGTCGGACGCCCGCACCCGCGGCGAGGAGGTGCGCGACCTGAATCACGGCCTGATCGAGCAGCTGACGGCGCTGGACTGGCGCCGCAACCCGGACAAGGCGCTGGAGGCCTATTACGCCTACGCCCATCGCCGCAACGCCACCTACATGCACTATGCCCAGGAGGGGGCGCCGAGCATGGAGGAGGCCGACCGGGCCCTGGCTGCCGGCGCCCATGCGCCGCCGGGCGACGAGGGCGAGGGCTATGCCGGCGTCGCGCTCGACCTCGTGGATGCGCTGGAGACCGGCAAGCCGCTGTACAGCGGGCTGAACGTGCCGAACCGGGGCGCCATCGAGGGCCTGCGCGACGAGGACGTGGTCGAGGTCAGCTGCGTGGTCGACCGCGACGGGGTGCGGCCGCTGCCGATCGGCCCGATGCCCGAGGCGCAGGCCCAGCTGGTGCACAGCATCAAGCGATACGAGCGGCTGGCGGTGCAGGCGATCCGCGAGCGCGACCGCGACCTGGCTGTCGAGGCGCTGGTGGCGCATCCGCTGGTGCTGTCCTATTCCCGGGCCGAGGCGCTGGTCGACGAGTATCTCGCCGCCCACGCCCCCTATGTCGGCAACTGGCAATGA
- a CDS encoding GntR family transcriptional regulator: protein MTDGPLSDGPAGDGLRRDDPQPLYRQIKQRLREQIESGELGTDAKLASERELEKQYGVSRITVRQAVRELVQEGWLHSHPGRGFFVARREETYELHLLRSFTAIAEAHGRTPTSRLIEGTVCRAPAEVARPLFLPPGADVVMLKRLRCLDGQPVVLTQDWFAARLVPGILELDWSTGNRSLYAEVRDRYRLRPDRGRTTMSARLANAEEAELLELTPPAAVLTIEQIAYDPQGRPVNMTFSSHHPLRYPLSLDQRG from the coding sequence ATGACCGACGGCCCCCTCAGCGACGGCCCCGCCGGCGACGGGCTGCGGCGCGACGATCCGCAGCCCCTCTACCGCCAGATCAAGCAGCGGCTGCGCGAGCAGATCGAGAGCGGCGAGCTCGGCACAGATGCGAAGCTGGCGTCGGAGCGCGAGCTGGAGAAGCAGTACGGCGTCAGCCGCATCACCGTGCGCCAGGCGGTGCGCGAGCTGGTGCAGGAAGGCTGGCTGCACAGCCATCCCGGCCGCGGCTTCTTCGTGGCGCGGCGGGAGGAGACCTACGAGCTGCACCTGCTGCGCAGCTTCACCGCCATCGCCGAGGCGCATGGCCGGACGCCGACCAGCCGGTTGATCGAGGGCACCGTCTGCCGCGCGCCGGCGGAGGTGGCGCGGCCGCTGTTCCTGCCGCCCGGCGCCGATGTGGTGATGCTGAAGCGGCTGCGCTGCCTGGACGGCCAGCCGGTGGTGCTGACCCAGGACTGGTTCGCCGCCCGGCTGGTGCCGGGGATCCTCGAGCTCGACTGGTCGACCGGCAACCGCTCGCTCTATGCCGAGGTGCGCGACCGCTACCGGCTGCGCCCGGACCGCGGCCGCACCACGATGAGCGCCCGGCTGGCGAATGCGGAGGAGGCGGAGCTGCTGGAGTTGACTCCGCCGGCCGCGGTGCTGACGATCGAGCAGATCGCCTACGATCCGCAGGGCCGGCCGGTGAACATGACCTTCTCCAGCCATCATCCGCTGCGCTATCCGCTCAGCCTGGACCAGAGGGGATGA